The Salvelinus namaycush isolate Seneca chromosome 30, SaNama_1.0, whole genome shotgun sequence region tggccatcacaaagcccttacctcaatcctatagaaaatttgtgggcagaactgaaaaagcatgtgtgagcaaagaggcctacaaacctgactcagttacaccagctctgtcaggaggaatgggccaaaattcacccaacttattgtgggaagcttgtggaaggctacctgaaacttttgactgaagttaaacaatttaaaggcaatgctaccaaatactaactgagtgtatgtacacttctgacccgctgggaatgtaatgaaagaaataaaagctgaattaaGTAAttatctctgctattattctgacatttcacattcttaacataaagtggtgatcctaactgacctaaggtggaatttttactcggattaaatgtcaggaattgtgaaaaactgagtttaaatgtatttggctaaggtgtatgtaaacttccgacttcaactgtacatctcgtaatgaataatgtggaaattgagcaagttgaggtgacgaAACTGTTTGGAGTAACGCTggactgtaaactgtcatggtcaaaacatattgaaacaacagtagctaagatggagagaagtctgtccataataaagcgctactctgccttcttaacaacactatcaacaaggcaggtcctacaggccctggttttgtcgcacctgggctactgttcagtcgtgtggtcaagtgccacaaagagggacttgggaaaattgcagttggctcagaacagggcagcacagctggtccttaaaagtacacggagagctaacattaatgacatgcatgtcaatctctcatggcagagagattgacttcatcattacttgtttttgtaagcggtgttgacatgctgaaggtaccgagctgtctgttttaaaatactagcacacagctcggacaccttgcatacccaacaagacatgccaccagaagtctcttcacagtctccaagtccagaacagactatgggaggcgcacagtactacatagagccataactacatggaactctattccacatcaggtaactgatgcaagcactagaatcagatttaaaaagcaggtaaaaatacaccttatggaacagcggggactgtgaagagacacacacaaaggcacagacacatgcatacacacacatgataacatacacgaaatacacatgcatacacatacacatgataacatacgctctatacacacaaatacacatggatttctgtgttgtagatatgtggtagtggtgtgtgggcctgagggcacacacttagtgtgttgggACTTCTGTAATGATTgttatgtttttaaaattgtataactgccttcattttgcccggaccccaggaagagaactGTAGAGtagctaatggagatccataataaacacaacaacaaaaatacaccACACTCATTACAGgtaaacatttttacaaattaatttacaCACACCCTCATCAGCTTCCTGCAGCTTATGTACTTTTAATTACAAAAAGCTTGTGCTTGGGCACCAAGACATAATAGTTTGGATAGATTAACGCAAATGCGTTTGGTAATTAGCGTTGCCTTGTTAATTTAAATGACACGTGCGTATTTATGAGCGCAGATGAAATCCTATTAATAATGAATTAAAAACAGCTGGAGGCATGTTGGTGTAGCTGACTTTACCAGGCAGCACATTAACACGGAACAGAAGTATGACTTAATTATGTTTCCTTCCCTCTTTTGTtttcgttttcatgctcattTGTTTTTAATGTGGAGCGATAATATTAGCTAAATCGTTTGTTGGCTTTTGTTTGACGCTTAATGTTTTTGCCTCAAAGCTTCCTATTTCATTTGAGGTGTGCTTATATTCTATTGTGTTTCAGTTTCAATATATTTTGAAGAGCATCTGGTTATAATTGATTCATGTCATTTGAGGTCTACCCATCCTATACACCGTCCATAGGTCGACCGTCTGTATTGTACCCAGGTCTGTGTGGTGGTTCCAGGTTATTTGGCGGACAGCTCACTTTGATATGATGACACTTAGATCAACAATGTCCTTTTTATGCAAATGAAGCAGTGCTGTTTCCCCCATTGCCTTGAACACAAGAAAGGGATGTGCAGTTGATACAAGCTAGacatcacttctctctctcaatcgTTTAATGTGTTGATAAATGCTGTGATGGAGTTACTATTGTCAAGTGTTTTTACATAATTGTAAGGCAAGAGAaagaggttttaagaaatgtAGTATACAAGCTAatggtatttttttaaattaacacaCATTTTCACTAAGTGCTCAAAATGCTCTGTATTTGAAGAAAAgaaaacgaacacacacacaaactattaCAAGGAATTCATTCTCCGTCTTCCACCATTCCCATGTTCCCCAGCCCTTTTCCTTTCGGCCCGAAGTTCTTGGCGTAGCAAACTGCAAAGACAGAGGGAAGAAACCAACTAAGAAATAATGAAACACCGAAAGATACAGTACTGATTTCCTGGTGACTGAGAGTCATTGAGTTTCTAGCAATGGAGGCTCCTCGGAgtaggaaggggaggaccatcatcctcagtgaatttcataaaaattaaGATAGTGAAACGTTTaaaaagttatcatttttagataaaactaaatatatacacaccactaaataatttattaaaacacattgttttgcaatgaaggtctgcagtagcctcaacaacactctgtagggtagcgccatggtgtagccggaggacagctagtttccgtcctcctctgggtacattgactttaatacaaaacctaggaagcTCATGGTTCTCATCCCCTTCTATGGACTTACACAGtgattatgacaacttccggaggacgtcctcgaACCTATCTTCCAGCATAAACTGACTTTTTGTCCACCCagtcaaaggatcagagaatgaatctagtactgaaagcataagctacagctagctagcactgcagtgcataaaatgtgagtAGTTGATTCAAAGAGAGAAAAAGTGCACTGTAGTGTATGATTATAGCGGGTTTATTAACGTATTAGTTCTAGTagatatgttgactatgacattaatatggtgacaacgatgttgACTGTGTGTAGTGATTAGCGGTTATCATATGGagaaagttttttttgcctgttcactgatgtgttgtgcactaaaGTCCataagcgaagggaaaaggtgagaggaggagagctcgTAGATATGAGAAGGAAttacaacgagcaaagtgatcatgctgtttgtatgtggctgctatgaaagtgaactgtgtttgcgttagatcaggggtgtattcattccaccgattctgtaagcatacctgaatttgtccaaaagaaacttgtttgcaactgttggtctaatgattacaccttagatcagctagatgcaggcaagagtgtgcaaggcggtattgaatgtgtcaatgtctgccaccttgattactcaaatttctcttgacctgtgcacctacgttgtaaacattttcattcataggctaggttttAGCAACCGTATGATGGGTATAAGGAAAATGTGAGCATCATGTAGTAGCCTGAAcatatcgatgttacattgagctgggtgaatggaatatgaaggacagtcatccaacatgctgtaatagaaataaggccatgctcattaaaataaataaggccatgctctCGCTCCCTCATCTTAGCCACTAGATTCTACTGAAGCCTGACTGTATCAGTGATCAAATGGAGCTCTGTATGGCAGGCTAGCTGTGTGGTCTTTACAGCACGTAAATGGTGGGAGCTTGTTTGGTCCTGTGTGTATGTACCTTTACAGTAGAGTTCCCCATCCTTGTCTGTCACTGTGGTAGACTCCAGGCTCTTTCCACACAGCAAACAGCGGAAGCAGGTTTTATGCCAAGGCTGCAACAAGAAACACATACACCCCATCTATCAGAGTTAGGTGATCGTTGTATTGTTGTGGTCGAAAGGGTGCAAGCAATGCTTATATAGAGGAATTTTACCTTTCCTGCCCCCATGATCTTCTCTGCTGCGTAGACAGCCTTCGAACATCTTTGGCAGCGATCTGAATTTCCAAACCTATGCGCAAACTTACTGGAGTTGGAGTTTGTGGATGTTGGGCGAGGCTTTGAGCTTCATAAAGAGGAAAGAATAAATGACAATAAATATCCAAAGAGACACAAACGAACATCCCTATTTACAATTAAAATGTTTCCTTGGTAACATTTAAAAGTCTGGGAAGCTTTTTATGAAAGCTGTGTTCGTGTGTCTCTTTTGATACTGAAAATATGACTGATGTATGTTTTCATTGATGTTTAACTGCAGCAGTGTCTTGACACCTCTGTGTTTTTAATTAAGTCGCCTATTCAACGTTAGTTATGTCAAGTCCTTAAATTGGTTGTTCAGatgtgaaagagagagggttagaggtgGGGGGTGGGGGAGTCAGAGAGAATAACGAGAGGGACTTACTCTTGAGATTGCAGGTCCAGGTTCTGTCCAGGGGGGTCTGAGCTTAGGGCTCCAGCTCCCTGGCCGTACCCGTAGCCTTTTGGCCCATACTTCTTGCCGTAGCAGGACTTGCAGTAGATCTCTGACTCATGCGCTGCGACTGTTGTACTGTCCAGTCCTTTCCTGCAGGCCACTGGGGTGAAGAGCAAACCAAACCAACACATTGACTCACTGTCCATACTTAACCACAGTTTACAGGAGAAAGAATGTTGTGGCCGTGACAGCTATGGATGAACTTTTGTCAGTTTGTCAGGTTGCACAGCAAAAACACTTAAGTATTCTGTTCCTTTATTTtaataccaaaatatattttttcatgcCCGGACACCTATTAAGCGACTGTATCAGGCTGTGGATAATGGCGTTATTCATATTACTAGGCCGCAGAAGCCTGTACCTGGGGTCTAGCAGTGGTCCCACCCAAGTCAATTAACACACCCCTTTCAGCTGTCCCTGGTCAGGGTCTGTTTCTGAAGACTACAGTCTGGAGGGGTTGTGTAGGACCAGTGGtgcaaagtacttaagtaaaaaatactttaaagtactacttgagtCGTTTTTAGGAGgatctttactttactatttataattttgacaacttttacttttactgtactacattcctaaatgtagtttttacttcatacattttccttgacacccacaagtactcgttacatttgaatgcttagcaggacaggaaaatggtccaattcacacacatcaatagaacatccctggtcttccctactgcctctgatctggcgtactcactaaacacacatgatTAATTCGCAAATGATGTTGCAATGTTTGAGTGTGCCTCTAGctattattatatttttattaaataaaaaaaataaaaaatgttgctgtctggtttgcttaatacaaGGAATTTGAAAGGATTTATAATTTTAGTAatgacatttacttttgatacttaagtatattttaaaccaaatacttttagacttt contains the following coding sequences:
- the csrp3 gene encoding cysteine and glycine-rich protein 3, with protein sequence MPNWGGGAKCAACEKTVYHAEEIQCNGRSFHKTCFICMACRKGLDSTTVAAHESEIYCKSCYGKKYGPKGYGYGQGAGALSSDPPGQNLDLQSQDSKPRPTSTNSNSSKFAHRFGNSDRCQRCSKAVYAAEKIMGAGKPWHKTCFRCLLCGKSLESTTVTDKDGELYCKVCYAKNFGPKGKGLGNMGMVEDGE